DNA from Megalopta genalis isolate 19385.01 chromosome 15, iyMegGena1_principal, whole genome shotgun sequence:
GATATTTCGGGATCGCGCGGCTTTCCGCCGCTGTAAACACGCGAGCCGGTTTTCTAATGCCGGCTCGTCGCGAACCTGGCCGATCGAAAATCGTGCCcgatttgcttcgcaaatttTCTAATCGAACAACGGGGTCCGAGCATCGAACACCGAGCTTCGTACACGTTTGATAGCAttggggtcaccggtgacccgcGAAACAGAGATCACTGGAAAGCACATAATTCCtggatatttcaatgttttgaAATCGGTTTCGCAAATTTTTATTgactcgaataaaaaaattgagaaaacataattttttaatttctttaccGACCAATTGCGATCTAAATTAAATTgttgttcactcgttctctaGCGAACTGGTCGAACTGACATCTCAAAAAAGAAGATTCACGTCGCGTTggaacaattttaaaaaagttatcgcagTTTAAAAGGCGCACGGATACTCTTGTGCagtaagaattattattatataataataagaatactaagaaatatataatatttcataataagaatataaaataaaataataatatttgaatatataatattgaaatatacaaTATTTGCATAATAAGAAAATCGCGTTTGTCCGACCACATGAAATTAGCATTAAACAAAATTTAGCAATAAAATTGAAATCGCGATTCGACGCGTCAACAAATGGACTGAAATTTCGAGAAAATTCGCAAGGGGAACCGGGCGCGTACAATTTTGTCCGCGGGCCTCCGTTAATTTTTGCCGGTAGAAAGTTGTTTTCGTATTTCGAGTGTCGAAATCCGGAATATTTATCAGCTAGAATCGCTGACGGGTTCTCGAGCGCGATGATAAAAGGAGGATGAAGAGCAGCGCGCGGGTTACCAGCGTCATCGTCGGAGGTCCAGAATAGCGAAGCCACTCTAAATAAATCTCGTCAAGTGGCCGGTCGTATGAGCGGCTCgagaaatcgaaataaaaataaaatgctcGCAGGATTTTCGCGACCGCAACCTTGGATAAATTTAAAGATGGCCGACGCGCGCGACCGACCTCGACTTTCCTCGAATGTTGTCGCATCGGGCGTTTTCTTGCGAGTTCAACGAACGACGATACTGGCTTTCTCATACATacacatatgtacatacattgTGGAAGCGTAAATGAACCGCGTATCATACGGAACGGTTTTTCTGTTCATTGAACGTGTCGTGCCGGGACAAGAAAGGTTTGTTGCCATTTCGCGGGTTCCGTGGTGTGTATACGTGTATACGTGCACGGCGATTTTATTGGTGAAGTTCCTGGGAAGAGATTTCGAAACGTTTATTCTGTCCGCGAGAGACTTTTGAAGGTTTCGCACGGTTGTGTATTTTCACGAGCATGTTGAACGAGGTGGTCGTCGGAGACGGGATCGGGGGGACACGGGTCGCGTACAATAGAAAAGAATCGTATATATATACGCTCGTTGAAATTGTCGCATTAAATGCCATCGTGTCGCGAACGAGATTGAGCGTCGTGTTTAGTGCTCGATCGAATTTAGGAGCGATCGAAATCGATGCCGGACAAAATCGAAATGTAATGAAATTATGCCGGCGATAGGATTCTCGCGTCCGTACAAATTCTAGCACTGGGAGCACCGTCCCTCGAGAAATCGAGTAAAAATGGCCGCGTAATTGAACGATGTAATTCGCGTTTGATCGAATTTCCCCGGTGAAATTTGTTTAAGAGCCGCTGATTAAAGCCCGGCCGAAAGGAAACGCGAGGATCAGAGACGCTCTCTCGCCGGATAGCCCGACGCGGTGCAAAAAGAACCGCGACCGTTTTCTCTCTCTAGAATTCCGACGTAATATACCCAAGGGCCAGGTGGCGTAAATATTTACACCTCGTGAGACACGTAGCCGTTTCATACCGGCGGCCCCTCGAAGCGAAGGTACACACCAGTCAGAAGTCACATATTCGGGAAAAAGAGAAGTGTCGCGAGAGCACGGTACACACCGTGTCTccgccccccccccacccctcgTAGGTCGCAAGGATATTTACTGACCACGTGACACACGTGACACTTCAAAGCGGGCTGACGTTCAATTTTTAGGGAGAGGTGTTTCGTGCTTTTAGCCGGGAAACGAGACGGATGGGCGTCTCGAGACCTTACCAGCAGTCTCTGCGAACTATACTGCAACCTGTACTGCAACCGAGATCCTGTTGCTGCACTTCGACTCGTTTTTGTCCGTCATCAGGACCATCCAGATTCGACCGACAAATCGACTGTCTTCGGAAAGTATGCTAAAAGTTTCAGATCAGCGTTTTTGTGCGCCGTTAACACCACCGAGGCAACGGTTGCatcgatttaaccctttgcactcgagtggcgactctgaggcgccactaaagaTTGCTATGCtatttttcaaaaatgattGTAACAGTATCgaactcgtttatatctaaaagactcttaaaattgcaaattttGTGCTTGCCAATATAATAGGctttcatacgcataaatcgcaataaatcgtGTAAAATAGAAACACTATAGATCGGAAAAtgtgtttaaaatataattaacccttaggggaccaaaactatttatttccagtttacacaagTGTATGCCAAGTCCGGACTGTTTTtctcagacgaagagaaattttttaccgaaaatttttctatcaaatatagaaaagagatattcatttttttcaataaaacttcgttgatatattttcatcgaaacaatcgtgcccattcttccaatgtttcctgccagattttacggttttattgatttctgccgcgtgtataaCGGCGTTGGATCGTTAAGggctaaaatagcttcgagtgcgaagggttaaaaacGCGTTCATCACCTTCGAGTAGGGAATCCGATAAAAACTGCACCGACTGGAGGGGCACTCTAACTGGAATCGGTTAAAAATCCTTGAAAGAAGTTCGATCTTCAAACGCGAGCTAATCGACGGAGCAACGAAAGAACTTGGAGGGGCTCGCATTAATTCTAGGCGCGATTAAATCGTTATCTCGATCGGCGGACCGAATAATACAAGCTCATTGTTCGACAAGTATTTTTATCCAGGCTCGACAACTCGATCGTGCCGGTTGCTTTTAAGCCGTCAGGGATTCAAGCCTTTTTCTTCGTGATTCTATTTTAACGCTTGAACTCCGTGACACCGGGCGGCAATGTTGCGAATTCATCATCGCACAATGTTACAAGAGCCCGCAACATTTAAATCGAATTAACCTCGAGCATCTCCGAAGGCTGGCCGgcgatgaaaaaaaagaaacggaacAACAATTCATATGCATTAGGCGTTATACGTCGACGGATAATTGATTAAGGGGAATGCCTCGAGTCATCGCTAATtagaaatatacatacatacgtgtACGTTGAATGGGACACGTACGTCGTGTGTGTCTCCTCTCGGAGCGCTAACAGCCCGGATTCGTAGAGAAACTCGCGAGAACTTTCGCGCCGAACGTTCTTATGCCCACCTTCGAAACTCGAATATCCGCGGAACGAAATATTTTAGCCGGCAGCGATGTTTTATAAATGTTGCCGGCGGTGCATTGATAGAATATCTGGCCGGTTCGGCGCGAGTTATGCATGAATGAATAAATTTAGCCATCGAACGTATTTATAGGTCCGGGGTCAGCTTCGGTACATTCAACGAACTTAAACATTATGCAACTACTGTACAGCTCGAAATTTATCATCCCGTTAAGCTATGTGCCAATACACGAGCTGCCAAGTCGGCACTTTCTACTTGTGCCCCGGAACATTGTTTACCCTGTCCGAAAACTGCAACAACCACGTTCGATATTTTTAGAGCGGTTAGCCCGATGTTTAGAACGGATGTTTCGACTCGGTTTGTCAGAATATCTGCGACGCACGATGCATCAACGGGGAGCGAACACTCGCGCGATCGCAATTTATACtgacacgttgaatgccacgggggtcaccggtgaccggcacttaacttggcggtgacgccatggtggccaccggtgaccggtgcGCCCAAATTTATAggaatatatacagggtgtcccaaaaatgtctcgcaatccgaaagtggcgggttcctcgggtcattcgaagcaactttttcctttacaaaaattttctccgaggcaccgttgacgagttattaacgaaaaacagtgaccaatgagaggcgagctcaactgacgcgaggcgaccaagccaatgagcggaactgggcttcgtgcgctggttggctgggtcgcctcgcgtcagtcgtactcgattcttattggtcactgtttttcattgataactcgttaacggcgccttggagaaaatttttgtaaaggaaaaagttgattcaaatgatccgaggaactcgccatttccggattgcgagacatttttgggacatcctgtataatttaaaacaaatgtcaatatctaaaattttgtattattaccatcgccgattcaaacagtgacccctgtcgcaattaacatgtcaaacatggttatacataATTAcacataatttaaaacaaatgtcaatatccaaaattttttattattaccatcgtcaattcgaacagtgaccccagtcgcaattaacatgtcaaacatggttatacataATTAcacataatttaaaacaaatgtcaatatccaaaattttttattattaccatcgtcaattcgaacagtgaccccagtcgcaattaacatgtcaaacatggttatacataATTAcacataatttaaaacaaatgtcaatatccaaaattttttattattaccatcgtcaattcgaacagtgaccccagtcgcaattaacatgtcaaacatggttatacataATTAcacataatttaaaacaaatgtcaatatccaaaattttttattattaccatcgtcaattcgaacagtgaccccagtcgcaattaacatgtcaaacatggttatacactgtaacttatctattgcagataatatttcaacattatatgtgtCACATAAAAGCAAATCCATCGTCGCggcacggacaatttctgtaaaaccggcgtggcattcaacgtgttaaaaagtaAACGCGAACGTGCATTCGGTTCAGAATTCGCGACAAATTCAGGGGAAGTTCGTTGCCGAGGCGGACTAAGAATCGCGCGTTGATACATGTATGTCAATAAAAAGCATACCTTCGTCGTTACCGGTAAACGATTCCCGTGTTCCGAGAAACGCGAGAAAACCGTAAGAACTCGAGCTCGCGTAGCGTTCGGAAAAATCGCGGCTAGTCGTGGGAGCCGAAAACCTGGACAACAAGGTAGAGAATCCGTGGCCGGGCTGCGTGTGTGACGGCCCCTCGTACATACGTGCCGGCACACGCTTCGCCGGGATTATTCGCGGCGGCCTCCGCCGGCTTCGAAAAGTAAAACGCGCGCGTTCGCGTATGCAGCGCCGGCGTGGCGTTGGCGAGAAGAAGAGACAGACAGCGGCGCGATAAGGAGGGAACGACGGAGCGGTAGCGTGCGCCAGTCGGAGGGACGACAACGGCGCGCATCGATTGGCGCGCTAGCCGTGACCCCCACCACGGTGCTTTCGCTTTCACCCAATGGGGCCTCACTTTCGCGCTCGGCCGCGCGCCGAGCCACGGCAACCGGCACGCTGTCGTCGTCGCCGGCGCTCAGTGAGTGGTGCACCCTACGTGCGAGCAAGTGTTTTGCGTCGTGGACTCTCTCTCCTCAGCGTGGCCGCCGCGAGCAAAAACGGGGAGAAAGAGCAGTACGAGGAGCCTCGgtgtgttgtttgttgctttATCCCGCCCCCGCGTCCACCGATCTCTCCCGCAACCCCTCGATCGAGGACGCAGCCTCGAAGACGACGACCTCCTCCCCCCCTGTCAACGTCAACTTCCATCGACCTCTCGGCTTTCCCGTCGCCGGTCCTGCCGATCGTTCGCGAACCGGACTCTGGGAGACGCGATCGCCGCGAGAGAGAGGAACTTTGCGTGTTCGAGCGGTGCGCGCGCGCTTAGCGCCCGGTGGTGACCCTGACATTCGAAACCAGCGCCAGTCGCCACGCGACGTCCGACCGATCGGTCCTGCACATCCGGCGTCCTGCAGGGAGAACCAGTGTGCGCCCTCGGCGGTTCGCTTCGTGGTCGCGAGCCGCGTGCCCTCGCGAGAAGACGCGGACTTACCCTGTTGTGTGACCGGTTCGAACCATCGGTGACCTTGACTTTGGTGCACGACGCCCACGATCGAGATCATCCTCCTGGAGGATCGCGCGTCGCGTGTGGATCATCCTGCCGCTGCCACCGGCGGCCCCCGCCTTTTGTGACTCCAACGTCGTCGAGGAAATTTTGTTCGGCGTAGGctgtttttttaatttttcgcgGGCACTTCCGGTTTCGTTGATCGATGAATGGGTGTGCGTGAGCGGGGACCAGCGAGACGCGGGATTTGCGTGAAGATGAAGGAATAGTGGGCCTGTCCgggatcgttttttttttcgagATCGAACTAGAAGAGAATAACATACCATCGATCCGTACGAttcgagaggagagagagaaagagagagagagctgtctGCGATTATTCGATCGGTGTGTTCTTCTTTGGGGTAGAATTTTTCGGCTTACCGAGTTGGATCGAAGGGCAGCACAGACGGGGTCCGAGGTTTCGGCGATCTTGGCACGGTTCAAGGATCTTGGGGTGATGGCACCGCGTCGTCACACGAACGGTCACGGTGGTGCGCTGCTGGAGAACGGCGGAGCCGGTGCCGGCTTGGAGACCATGGAGAACAACAACCTGCTGGCACAGTCGCAGGCGACGACCCGCTGTTGCACGCCGACTGGAGAGTGTCTCAGAGGCGACGCGCTGATCCGGCTGAGCTCTCTACACGACACGGTCAAGGTGTCCTGCAACAACGAGAGCTGCCCCGTGGGCCAGTTCATGCACCGCGAGTGCTTCGACGCCTGGGAGCAAACCGTGCTCACCTATCTGAAGAGCTGCGGCCGCGCCCGCAGCTGGTCCGAGCGGCAACGCCACCAGAACCTCTGGACCAAGAAGGGTTACGATCTGGCGTTCAAGGCCTGCGGCTGCCGCTGCGGCCGCGGACACCTGAAGAAGGACCTGGACTGGATGCCGCCGGGCTCCGGGGCCAACGCCACCGGGAATCGTCCCGACGAGAACGAGGCCAAGAAGAAGAAGCGCCGCAATCGGCAGAACAGCAGGCCCACGCTGGCCGTGTCCGCGGGCCCGCCCAGCCACGGGAATCATGTTTCTGCGAACGGACGCGGCGCCACTGAGGTACAGTTGATCGAGAATGGACGCGGCAGGGCTGGATCCTTGTCCTCCAGCACCGGGTCCAGCTCCCCTCCGGCCACGTCCGAACCGAGTGTCAGTCCTCTGCATCAACCCCAGGCTATCATGAAGAAGAAGAGCAAGGTCGACTTCTTCAGCGATCGAGCACGGTGAGTTTTCTATACCCATTGATTTATCTGCGATTTTTTTTACCTTGTCGTAcgcctcttctttttttttcgccttTGGAAGGGGCTGGTTGCTTTAACGGACAGCTTGGCTCGATCGAATCTTATTTCTTGTTTCGTCATTCTTCACCGGCTCAATTGTCTGGTTTAAGTTGCCGATCGATTGGAACGATACCGAGAGCCGAGTTGCGCTTCTTGGCTGTCGTTTCTCTGTATTTAGAATTAATAACGTTGCGCCGGATGTCGTTGTAATCGCGCACCGTGGCAATGTCGAAGTTGGTTAACGAGAGCCGTTGGTCGGTTTGCAGTGGGTTATTTAAAGGCGAGATTGATAATACGACTGGAGAGAAATCTCTTTAAGAATGTATATAAATGGGGTAAGAACTGATCCAGCGGTAGTCCACTGCGCGGCGGAGTGACATCTTGCGGTGGTCAGCGACCCCGCTGAATTAAAGATAGCGTACCGAACGGAGGTCCCTCTAGCAGACGGTTCAAAGTCACTTTTCTACCTTGATCTACTTTTCTTAATTTACCAGCTTCTTCGGAGATGAAACAACGGTAACCTGGAATTAAAGTAACCTAGCATTAATAAGCTAATCTAGTATTAGTGGTAAACTGTAGAATAGGCAATTTTGTGTATAGCATTTTAGCGTTGTTCTAGCATAGTCGATCGTCTGTTTAATACAGACTGTTTCTATTTGCGCCAATGCTCTTACAACCTAGCATTAATGAGCCAACTTAGTATTAATGGTAAACTGTAGAATAGGCAATTTTATGTGCAGCATTTTAGCGTTATTCTAGCATAGTCGATCGTCTGTCTAGTACAGACCGTTtctacttctctctctctctctctctctctctctctctctctctctctctctctctctctctctctctctctctactctacTCTACTCTACTCTACTCTACTCGGTGCTTAATGCTAGAACTACCGAACCTGTCAAAATGACTGCTTTCTGTTTTTCTCTTTTACAAATCCTGATATCATTAAcccttaatatatattataataataatatatatattattaacccAATGCCGCCACACATGCGgtagaaatcaataaaaccgtaaaatctggcaggaaacattggaagaataggcacgattgtttcgatgaaaatatatcaacaaagttttattgaaaaaatgaatatctcttctctatatttgatacaaaaattttcagtaaaaaaatttctcttcgtctgaaaaacggtctggacttggcagtgtgtaaactggaaataaatagttttggtcccccCTAAGGGTTAAAATGTTTCTGTACGAGCAATTTTTAGATATATTTCTTTATCGAAGCATACACTATAATAGTAATCGTACACGAAGTTTACATAAATCTaacgttattattgttataaaatcCTGTATATCTGTCGCGTTTAAGGCTCGCTAGTCTCAGTGTTTAAGCATCCCAGAACGGAGCTTTAAACGAACGAGCATCGCCCCACATTTTTCACTGGAAATATCCGCCACGTTCGAACGACGATGTATTCTCATCGAAAAATAATTACACTTTTTTTCAATATTGCATACAATAATCGAGCATCGATCTCGACGAAAAGGCGAAAGTTTCTCTCTCACGGCGCTGCCCCCGCAATTAGGCACAGCACTTTTCGGCTCCGTGATTTCTATCGAGTCGACCGGGTGGGGATGAAGGAGGGGTTGGTGTACGAGGCCGGCTCGTTACAAACAATAATTGGCCTGGAAGTCACGATACGGATGGCTCGTCTCCCTGTGAGGTCTACGTGTAAGAATACAATTATCGCGATCCCTTATCAAATTGGTCACGTTTCTCTCCcacgcggcggcggcagcgCTCGGCTCCTCTTGGCCTCGGTGGTCGCGTTCAATGACGTCGATAAGAGGAGAGGTGCTTCTTTCGAACCGCGGTTACCGCGAAAGATAAAGTTACCAGACCTATTCACCTCTCTAGGTATCTCGCGGTAAATTGCGCGGCTCGCTCTCGCGTTCCTTTCCCGCGAAAGAAAGGGTTTAAGCGTGTGCAGGACACGCGCGgatctctcgctctccttctccctctctctctctttctctctgtcattTTCCATGACACCGAAAGCCAGAGCGATAACGCCGGATGCAGCAACGGATTCGTTTTCGTTTTCTGTCCCCCCCGCGCAGAGGGGGGGAGCCGTCTCTTTCGAGGCAGAAAGCCTCCGGGGAGGCGCGACGGGATGCTCGATAAGAATAATAAACGAGAAAACACACgagccgcgcgcgcgtttcgcgTAGTAGAACGGTGTCGCGCGCGCTTTAATCTCGAAATTGACGCGGGCTCTCGCGGATCGCAAAGATCCACGCAACAACAAAAATTGAATACGCGACGATAGAACGGCGTGCAATTAGCGGCCGCGTCGACCTTGTCGCGGCGACGCGCGCGGCAGCACGCGTTAATTTTATGTAACGCTTTATTCCCGCGATCGATCTTCGATGCGCGGA
Protein-coding regions in this window:
- the LOC117228700 gene encoding headcase protein, translated to MAPRRHTNGHGGALLENGGAGAGLETMENNNLLAQSQATTRCCTPTGECLRGDALIRLSSLHDTVKVSCNNESCPVGQFMHRECFDAWEQTVLTYLKSCGRARSWSERQRHQNLWTKKGYDLAFKACGCRCGRGHLKKDLDWMPPGSGANATGNRPDENEAKKKKRRNRQNSRPTLAVSAGPPSHGNHVSANGRGATEVQLIENGRGRAGSLSSSTGSSSPPATSEPSVSPLHQPQAIMKKKSKVDFFSDRARQSCGANGIFSRRLDFSAFNSLPRTKLNSYHIKMEDEGNHGNDDTRCFILSTLAALQWSRVSCVLCRAPMLVFDRYPLVDGTFFLSPRQHSPACAEVKVEGRTQFLSAVCMSCLEGSGGQPVRCRCCTQPWDGSSLVLGTMYSYDIFAAMPCCTERLKCNSCQKPLIYPHQRLNFYSDYSRVFACPHCRAVDAHFVKPLSVCFTREQFQLYSQWP